In Arthrobacter citreus, a single genomic region encodes these proteins:
- a CDS encoding thioredoxin family protein translates to MEKLVDVKKYEEVINSEKPVVVKFFATWCPDCTRLDAFIGEVIEEHPSFTWYTMDRDEFPEIASEQQVMGIPSLLVYKNGEKIGHLHSANAKTPESVEEFLSTFE, encoded by the coding sequence ATGGAAAAATTAGTTGATGTAAAAAAATATGAAGAAGTTATAAATAGTGAAAAGCCAGTAGTCGTTAAATTCTTTGCAACTTGGTGTCCTGATTGTACACGTTTAGATGCATTTATTGGAGAGGTTATCGAAGAACATCCTTCATTTACTTGGTACACAATGGATCGCGATGAGTTTCCAGAAATCGCTAGTGAACAACAAGTAATGGGTATTCCAAGTTTACTAGTATATAAAAACGGTGAAAAAATTGGCCATTTACATAGTGCAAATGCAAAAACGCCAGAATCAGTAGAAGAATTCTTATCTACTTTTGAATAA
- a CDS encoding exonuclease SbcCD subunit D, whose translation MKFIHTADWHLGKIVHGVHMTEDQRSILDEFISIIKEEKPDAVVIAGDLYDKSVSPTEAIELLNDVFHKIVLECNTPILAIAGNHDSAERVDFGSRFMEKEGIYLVGKFQTPFKKVILYDAEGEVHFYLIPYAEPSIVRYILKNDDIHSHDDAMRAIINKIRDEELDPSVRNVFVGHAFVTNNGEPSDEETEGERTLSIGGAEYVSHHYFKHFNYTALGHLHRAHYVGNKSIRYSGSPLKYSLSEENHKKGCLIVEIQGNGELSVEKRQFHPIRDLRSIEGTIEEIRQHPVNHDYVFVKLTDDHMVVQPMEQIRTVYPNAMHVSRKRSAVQLDNKNQLSLVDKQSKNQLELFQAFYKEMKNEDLKIEDEQFMKEIIHGIFVREE comes from the coding sequence ATGAAGTTTATTCATACTGCAGATTGGCACCTTGGTAAAATTGTACATGGTGTACATATGACAGAAGACCAACGTTCTATTTTAGATGAATTTATATCAATAATTAAAGAAGAAAAGCCTGATGCAGTAGTAATTGCAGGTGACTTATATGATAAAAGTGTTTCTCCGACTGAAGCAATTGAATTATTAAATGATGTGTTCCATAAGATTGTCCTTGAGTGCAATACGCCAATTCTTGCAATTGCTGGAAATCATGATAGTGCTGAACGAGTTGATTTTGGTAGTCGATTTATGGAAAAAGAAGGTATTTATTTAGTAGGGAAATTTCAAACTCCATTTAAGAAAGTGATTTTATATGATGCTGAAGGTGAAGTGCATTTTTATTTAATTCCTTATGCCGAACCGAGTATTGTTCGCTATATACTAAAAAACGATGATATTCATTCGCACGATGATGCAATGAGAGCAATCATAAATAAAATTAGAGATGAAGAATTAGATCCATCTGTCCGTAATGTTTTTGTTGGACATGCATTCGTAACGAATAATGGTGAGCCTTCAGATGAAGAGACTGAGGGAGAGCGTACACTTTCGATTGGTGGGGCTGAATATGTATCTCATCATTATTTCAAGCATTTTAATTATACTGCTTTAGGGCATTTGCATCGCGCGCATTATGTAGGCAATAAATCAATTCGATATTCAGGTTCTCCCCTAAAATATTCTTTATCAGAAGAAAATCATAAAAAAGGTTGTTTAATTGTTGAAATACAAGGTAATGGCGAGTTATCTGTTGAAAAGAGACAGTTTCATCCAATTCGAGATTTGAGATCAATTGAAGGAACAATAGAGGAAATAAGACAACATCCAGTTAATCATGATTATGTGTTTGTAAAATTAACTGATGATCATATGGTTGTACAACCGATGGAGCAAATTAGAACCGTTTATCCGAACGCAATGCATGTTAGCCGAAAGCGTTCAGCAGTACAATTAGATAACAAAAATCAATTAAGTTTAGTAGATAAACAATCAAAAAATCAACTTGAACTGTTTCAAGCATTTTATAAAGAAATGAAAAATGAAGATTTAAAAATTGAAGATGAACAATTTATGAAAGAAATAATTCATGGGATTTTTGTAAGGGAGGAATAG
- a CDS encoding lysine 2,3-aminomutase produces the protein MVKVHYLKNAVPTFVVDAPGGGGKISLQPNYIVSQSSKKTVLRNFEGVITSYPEPENYQEDTAEDYFSLVYPDYLNKAAKVGIASIMNDQVQSLIPADLERIKKREQYQTDPTHNSLKDKREKRDELKEKKYQAQIQKMDGSEKKDE, from the coding sequence ACCTACTTTTGTAGTAGATGCACCAGGTGGTGGAGGGAAAATTTCACTTCAGCCAAACTATATCGTCTCTCAAAGTAGTAAAAAAACCGTGCTACGAAATTTTGAAGGTGTTATAACTTCTTATCCAGAGCCTGAGAATTATCAAGAAGATACTGCAGAGGATTATTTTTCACTTGTTTATCCTGATTATTTAAATAAGGCTGCTAAAGTTGGTATTGCTAGTATTATGAATGATCAAGTACAAAGCTTAATTCCAGCAGATTTAGAAAGAATTAAAAAAAGGGAGCAGTATCAAACAGATCCAACACATAATTCATTAAAAGATAAAAGAGAAAAAAGAGATGAACTAAAGGAGAAAAAATATCAAGCTCAAATTCAAAAAATGGATGGAAGTGAAAAGAAAGATGAGTAA
- a CDS encoding amino acid ABC transporter ATP-binding protein, translating to MIKVEKLKKSFGSLEVLKDINITIQPREVCVVIGPSGSGKSTFLRCLNMLETITAGKVFIENVDITDKKTNINKVRTEVGMVFQHFNLFPHLTVLENITLAPKKVRNKPNDIARTRALELLKKVGLSDKANVYPDSLSGGQKQRVAIARALAMEPKIMLFDEPTSALDPEMVGEVLEVMKQLAREGMTMVIVTHEMGFAREVGDRVIFMDQGYVVEENDPGQIFDFPKHERTKSFLSKVL from the coding sequence ATGATTAAAGTAGAAAAACTAAAAAAATCATTTGGTTCGCTTGAAGTATTAAAGGATATCAACATTACAATTCAACCACGCGAGGTATGCGTTGTGATTGGTCCTTCTGGTTCGGGAAAATCAACTTTTCTTCGATGTTTAAATATGTTAGAAACAATTACTGCGGGAAAAGTATTTATCGAGAATGTCGATATTACAGATAAAAAGACTAATATAAATAAAGTTCGTACTGAAGTAGGCATGGTATTTCAACATTTTAATTTATTCCCACATTTAACAGTTTTAGAAAATATTACTCTAGCTCCTAAAAAGGTTAGAAATAAACCGAATGATATCGCTAGAACAAGAGCATTAGAACTACTAAAAAAAGTCGGACTGTCAGATAAAGCAAATGTGTATCCTGACTCTCTATCTGGTGGTCAAAAGCAACGTGTAGCAATTGCGAGAGCGCTGGCGATGGAACCTAAAATTATGTTGTTTGACGAACCAACTTCTGCCCTTGACCCTGAAATGGTCGGTGAAGTATTAGAAGTTATGAAGCAATTAGCTAGAGAAGGAATGACAATGGTCATTGTTACGCACGAAATGGGCTTTGCACGAGAAGTTGGTGATCGCGTAATTTTTATGGATCAAGGATATGTTGTAGAAGAAAACGATCCAGGTCAAATATTTGACTTTCCAAAGCATGAACGTACGAAAAGCTTTTTAAGTAAAGTATTATAA
- a CDS encoding MTH1187 family thiamine-binding protein: MAIIDVSIVPIGTETPSVSAYVANIHKVLEKYEGEVKYQLTPMNTIIEGELPLLLKVVQEMHEVPFANGISRVATTIRIDDRRDKKSTMEGKLASVKAKLEQN; this comes from the coding sequence ATGGCAATTATTGATGTTTCAATCGTACCAATTGGCACTGAAACACCTAGTGTGAGTGCATATGTAGCTAATATACATAAAGTTTTAGAAAAGTATGAAGGTGAAGTTAAATACCAACTTACTCCTATGAATACAATTATTGAAGGTGAATTACCACTATTATTAAAAGTTGTTCAAGAAATGCATGAAGTACCATTTGCAAATGGAATTTCAAGAGTTGCGACAACAATTCGAATCGATGATCGCCGTGACAAGAAGAGCACAATGGAAGGTAAATTAGCTTCTGTTAAAGCAAAGCTTGAACAAAACTAA
- a CDS encoding YokU family protein, with translation MSNPLKCDWCGEENAIETKAVVHWELPDGSRAITITNVPSFHCNQCNFTYQKEEMVKEIEDQLFLISTKLLPVSVSFDELMKQPRLLKRNYFDFSS, from the coding sequence ATGAGTAATCCATTAAAGTGTGATTGGTGTGGAGAGGAAAATGCAATAGAAACAAAAGCTGTTGTACATTGGGAATTACCTGATGGCTCACGCGCAATCACAATTACAAATGTACCATCATTTCATTGTAATCAATGTAATTTCACTTATCAGAAGGAAGAGATGGTTAAGGAAATAGAAGATCAGTTATTTCTTATTTCAACAAAACTACTTCCAGTTTCGGTGTCATTTGATGAATTAATGAAGCAGCCGAGGTTGCTAAAAAGAAATTATTTTGACTTCTCGTCATAG
- a CDS encoding AAA family ATPase, with translation MKPLKVVLHAFGPYKDKVNVDFSKLNEKGLFAITGPTGAGKTTIFDGICFALFGEASGENRNDQALLRSHFADDDLYTSVELTFELKGNHYNIFRQKGHQKKQNKGITGDKIEFYKIENDEKVPYCQEFNKTSIVNKKVEELLGINADQFKQIVLLPQGEFRKLLVSDTKEKEEILRKIFRTELYEKVAEDLNLARKNKESHFNNLKQKIMIKLEVIEKILSEKGIQLADDSQINLHLVSDILTEHISSMIEDLKRLEETEKLQKSQLEVHQQKLFSAETHNKNIDRLREIIELLAMLKDQEIEIEDKKVKIKLATNAEKVLPVKTELEKLNNSLQVTNDKLLVEIESLKGTLSKIEQISAEVETLPEEHKKLVSFESQLNNLVALKDDINQFQNLKIEFDHKSKNLIKAEREEQSLQIELKKETEELNKLKLSLIDLEGVHEEWAKISLLSKEISQKGGAAKRIVFAKRDLEQKVIDYRNKEVEHSKFKNELDRIEHEMIQQKAAFLAKDLKDQEQCPVCGSTHHPSLAKFNGTVNEEDAEKLKQQVNALQTELATIQGGIRSIENTVKRDEEAFLEEYGQFDFTNEGLKGLVKEFNDNETILKELTVKKATFEQVNKLVKIKEQLVSELMIKVTEKSDVMNKLTNEINGLKLSVVQVESRLPEQLRTLELWQTEKNDLEKQIVTLKAKISKIEEEHKLLTEQKTVKETTCSHLENDVLKLKQEIEKVSITYHEKLSEYQFKIESEFISAIEYIKYVDQYRSDLSTFEENLQRLTTEKGLLEQQVQSNEKIDETDLRSKVQEITQNLDGIVNEMIRIQESTKRLNLLKIDLNTYQEEFVKTEKELAGLTDLYKVTKGDNDKMISFERYVLLDYFEQIIESANIRLDHLSNGQFQLQRKDSVEKGRKQSGLGLEVYDSYTGLARDVKTLSGGEQFNASLCLALGMADIIQAHKGGVSIDTLFIDEGFGSLDDELLSKAIDTLIQLQKSGRLIGVISHVQDVKDAMPAVIEVHKTNKGYSEISILIK, from the coding sequence TTGAAGCCATTAAAAGTAGTACTTCATGCATTTGGACCTTACAAAGATAAGGTGAATGTTGACTTTAGTAAATTAAATGAAAAAGGCTTATTTGCGATTACTGGTCCAACTGGTGCAGGTAAAACAACGATTTTTGATGGAATCTGTTTTGCTTTATTTGGGGAAGCGAGCGGTGAAAATAGAAATGATCAAGCTTTACTTCGAAGCCATTTTGCAGATGATGATCTATATACAAGTGTCGAGCTGACTTTTGAATTAAAAGGGAATCATTATAATATTTTTAGGCAAAAAGGGCATCAGAAAAAGCAAAATAAAGGAATAACTGGCGACAAAATAGAGTTTTATAAAATTGAAAATGATGAAAAGGTACCATACTGCCAAGAATTTAATAAAACATCTATTGTAAACAAAAAAGTTGAAGAGTTATTAGGAATTAATGCCGATCAGTTTAAACAAATCGTATTACTGCCTCAAGGTGAGTTTAGAAAATTATTAGTATCAGATACGAAAGAAAAAGAAGAAATTTTACGTAAGATTTTCAGAACTGAATTATATGAAAAAGTAGCTGAAGATTTGAATTTAGCTAGAAAAAATAAGGAAAGTCACTTTAATAATTTAAAACAAAAAATAATGATCAAATTAGAAGTAATTGAAAAAATCTTAAGTGAAAAAGGCATTCAACTAGCTGACGATTCTCAAATTAACCTACATTTAGTAAGTGATATTTTGACTGAACATATTTCAAGTATGATAGAAGATTTAAAAAGACTTGAAGAAACAGAAAAACTACAAAAATCACAATTAGAGGTTCATCAACAAAAATTATTCTCAGCAGAAACGCATAATAAAAACATTGATCGTTTGCGTGAAATCATTGAATTATTAGCGATGTTGAAAGACCAAGAGATAGAAATTGAAGATAAAAAAGTGAAAATAAAATTAGCTACAAATGCTGAGAAAGTATTGCCTGTAAAAACTGAACTTGAAAAGCTTAATAATTCACTTCAAGTTACGAATGATAAATTGTTAGTTGAAATTGAAAGTTTAAAAGGAACACTTTCGAAAATTGAACAAATTTCAGCAGAGGTAGAAACCCTTCCTGAAGAACATAAAAAATTAGTAAGTTTTGAAAGCCAATTAAATAATTTAGTAGCTCTAAAAGATGATATTAATCAATTTCAAAATCTAAAAATCGAGTTCGATCATAAGTCGAAAAATCTAATCAAAGCTGAAAGAGAAGAACAATCATTACAAATTGAATTAAAAAAAGAGACCGAAGAATTAAACAAATTAAAATTGAGTTTAATTGACCTAGAAGGAGTCCATGAAGAGTGGGCTAAAATTTCCTTATTAAGTAAAGAAATTTCACAAAAAGGCGGGGCTGCAAAACGGATCGTGTTTGCAAAAAGAGATTTAGAGCAAAAAGTAATTGACTATCGTAATAAAGAAGTCGAGCATAGTAAATTTAAAAATGAATTAGACCGAATCGAACATGAAATGATTCAACAAAAGGCTGCCTTTCTAGCGAAAGATTTAAAAGATCAAGAGCAATGTCCGGTATGTGGAAGCACTCATCATCCTTCTCTTGCTAAATTTAACGGGACAGTAAACGAAGAAGATGCAGAAAAGCTGAAACAACAAGTGAATGCACTTCAGACTGAACTTGCTACAATCCAAGGTGGCATTCGAAGCATTGAAAACACAGTGAAAAGGGATGAAGAAGCCTTTTTAGAAGAGTATGGTCAATTTGACTTTACAAATGAAGGTTTAAAAGGTCTAGTAAAAGAATTTAATGATAATGAAACAATACTAAAAGAGCTTACAGTGAAAAAGGCTACATTTGAACAAGTTAATAAATTAGTAAAAATAAAAGAACAATTAGTTAGTGAGTTAATGATAAAAGTTACTGAGAAATCAGACGTAATGAATAAGCTGACTAATGAAATAAATGGATTAAAACTAAGTGTTGTCCAAGTAGAATCGAGATTACCTGAACAGCTTAGAACTCTTGAACTATGGCAAACGGAAAAAAATGATTTAGAAAAACAAATTGTTACTTTAAAAGCGAAAATATCCAAGATTGAAGAAGAGCACAAACTCTTAACTGAGCAGAAAACAGTGAAAGAAACAACTTGTTCGCATCTTGAAAATGATGTATTAAAATTAAAGCAAGAAATTGAAAAAGTTTCGATAACATATCACGAAAAATTATCGGAGTATCAGTTTAAAATTGAATCAGAGTTTATAAGCGCAATTGAATATATAAAGTATGTTGATCAGTATCGCAGCGATTTATCGACTTTTGAAGAGAATCTGCAAAGACTAACTACTGAAAAAGGGTTACTTGAGCAACAAGTGCAATCAAACGAAAAAATAGATGAGACTGATTTAAGAAGCAAGGTACAAGAAATTACACAAAATTTAGATGGAATCGTAAATGAAATGATTCGTATTCAAGAATCAACTAAACGATTAAATCTGTTGAAAATTGATTTGAATACTTATCAAGAAGAGTTTGTAAAAACCGAAAAAGAATTAGCTGGCTTAACAGATTTATATAAAGTAACAAAAGGCGATAATGATAAAATGATTTCGTTTGAACGTTATGTCTTATTAGATTATTTCGAACAAATCATTGAATCAGCAAATATTCGACTCGATCATCTATCGAATGGCCAATTTCAATTACAACGAAAAGATTCAGTTGAAAAAGGACGAAAACAAAGTGGATTAGGATTAGAAGTTTATGATTCGTATACAGGTTTAGCCAGAGATGTAAAAACATTATCTGGTGGAGAGCAGTTTAACGCATCACTTTGTTTAGCTTTAGGAATGGCAGATATCATTCAAGCACATAAAGGTGGTGTATCGATTGATACGCTGTTTATAGATGAAGGGTTTGGTTCGCTAGATGATGAATTATTGTCAAAAGCAATAGATACACTAATTCAGCTTCAAAAATCAGGTCGTTTAATAGGCGTTATTTCCCATGTTCAAGATGTGAAGGATGCAATGCCTGCAGTAATTGAAGTTCATAAGACGAATAAAGGTTATTCGGAGATCTCAATTTTAATTAAATAA
- a CDS encoding phosphatase PAP2 family protein encodes MKKNNWILIITSIFLFIILGLIYDSKMIHNLDQSAFKFFEFIRTDALDSFCYFLRDFGSSKMYLTFAVVILVYSIIRKRIWTGISLIITLLTARVVVTFLKDIYERPRPTSMYYVESGFSFPSGHAVMATTFFLSLGFILIVLQPSLMKHKRVIQFIALLIIFLISMSRIYLHVHHFSDIIAGWLVGYAWYSICKNIFIFLHERRQV; translated from the coding sequence ATGAAAAAAAATAATTGGATACTAATTATTACGTCTATCTTTCTATTTATTATTTTAGGACTTATTTATGATTCGAAAATGATTCATAACCTGGACCAATCAGCATTTAAGTTCTTTGAATTCATTCGGACTGATGCATTGGATTCATTTTGCTATTTCTTAAGAGATTTTGGTTCTTCAAAGATGTATTTGACATTCGCGGTCGTCATCTTAGTCTATTCAATTATTCGTAAGCGTATATGGACTGGCATTTCTTTAATTATTACACTCTTAACTGCTAGAGTAGTTGTTACATTTTTAAAAGATATATATGAGAGACCACGTCCAACTTCAATGTATTATGTTGAAAGTGGATTTAGTTTCCCAAGTGGACATGCGGTTATGGCAACAACTTTTTTTCTAAGTTTAGGATTCATTTTAATTGTGCTTCAACCTTCTTTAATGAAGCATAAAAGAGTAATTCAATTTATCGCACTTTTAATTATTTTTTTAATTTCGATGAGCAGAATTTACTTACATGTACATCATTTCTCTGATATTATTGCTGGTTGGTTAGTTGGATACGCTTGGTATAGTATTTGTAAAAATATATTTATTTTTTTACATGAAAGAAGACAGGTTTAA
- a CDS encoding basic amino acid ABC transporter substrate-binding protein — protein sequence MKKFKTLSFALAVTTALTLTGCGKDAKTTGSADKPLRVVTDAAYAPFEYLENGKIVGFDVDFTNAVAKEAGLKIKIVNTGWDPLFAEIGGKTADIGMSSISIDADREKTYDFTTPYFLSINKILVPEGSSIKSAADLKGKVVAVQNGTTGQAAVEKIFGKNNKNLKKFENNNLAILELLNHGADAVVADNGVLEAYAKNNPDKKLVVIDDKNSFEPEYYGLLLQDGSKLKGKLDKAIKEVVNNGTYEEIYKKHFGSEPDLATLKAEENK from the coding sequence ATGAAAAAGTTTAAGACACTATCGTTTGCACTTGCAGTTACAACAGCTCTTACTTTAACGGGATGTGGAAAGGATGCCAAAACGACTGGATCAGCGGACAAACCATTAAGAGTTGTTACTGATGCTGCATATGCACCATTTGAATATCTTGAAAATGGTAAAATAGTTGGTTTTGATGTTGATTTTACGAATGCCGTAGCTAAAGAGGCTGGATTGAAAATAAAAATTGTTAATACGGGTTGGGATCCTTTATTTGCTGAAATTGGTGGAAAGACTGCAGACATTGGTATGTCTTCAATCTCAATTGACGCAGATCGTGAGAAAACATATGATTTTACGACTCCATATTTTCTTTCAATTAATAAAATCTTAGTTCCTGAAGGTAGTAGTATTAAATCAGCTGCAGATTTAAAAGGGAAAGTTGTTGCTGTACAAAATGGTACAACAGGCCAAGCAGCAGTTGAAAAAATATTTGGAAAGAACAATAAAAATCTAAAAAAATTCGAAAATAACAATTTAGCAATTTTAGAACTTCTTAACCACGGAGCTGATGCTGTAGTTGCTGATAATGGGGTACTTGAAGCTTATGCAAAAAATAACCCTGATAAAAAGTTAGTAGTTATTGATGATAAAAATAGTTTTGAACCTGAATACTATGGCTTATTACTTCAGGATGGAAGTAAATTAAAAGGTAAACTAGATAAAGCGATTAAGGAAGTCGTAAACAATGGAACTTATGAAGAAATTTATAAAAAGCATTTCGGTTCAGAGCCAGATCTTGCGACATTAAAAGCAGAAGAAAATAAATAG
- a CDS encoding amino acid ABC transporter permease produces the protein MGFDFGIIKEYIPFFLKGTALTIGLSFAGIFFGTIIGLFIGLGKMLKNKWLALPFKWYINFFRGTPLFVQILLIHFGVVPYFIGETNAIAASIIALSLNAAAYIAEIFRAGIQSIDKGQMEASRSLGMTHGQAMRNVILPQAVKRMIPPLGNEFIVLIKESSIAAIIAAPEIMYWSRAMQGQYYKVWEPYFSAAAIYLVLTLSLSFVLNRIERRLTTG, from the coding sequence ATGGGATTTGATTTTGGCATTATAAAAGAGTACATACCGTTTTTCCTTAAAGGAACTGCATTAACAATTGGTTTATCTTTTGCAGGGATTTTCTTTGGTACAATAATTGGATTATTTATTGGGTTAGGTAAAATGCTAAAAAATAAATGGTTAGCACTTCCATTTAAATGGTATATCAATTTCTTTAGAGGAACACCCTTATTTGTACAAATTTTGCTTATACATTTCGGTGTTGTTCCGTATTTCATAGGTGAGACAAATGCGATTGCAGCTTCAATCATCGCACTTTCATTAAATGCAGCAGCGTATATTGCTGAAATTTTCCGCGCTGGAATTCAATCAATTGATAAAGGGCAAATGGAGGCTTCACGCTCGCTTGGAATGACACATGGACAAGCAATGAGAAATGTTATTTTGCCTCAAGCTGTAAAACGTATGATTCCTCCGCTTGGAAATGAATTTATCGTATTAATTAAAGAATCTTCAATAGCAGCCATCATTGCAGCACCTGAAATTATGTATTGGAGTAGAGCTATGCAAGGGCAATATTATAAAGTTTGGGAGCCTTACTTTTCAGCCGCTGCTATCTATCTAGTACTGACATTGTCATTAAGCTTTGTATTAAATCGTATCGAAAGAAGGTTGACAACAGGATGA
- a CDS encoding YozD family protein — MKEIEVVIDTEEIAEFFYQQLIQRGYVPEEEEIEELADITFEYLLEKCMIDEIDEEDE, encoded by the coding sequence GTGAAAGAAATTGAGGTAGTTATTGATACGGAAGAAATAGCAGAATTTTTCTATCAACAGCTCATTCAACGAGGATATGTTCCTGAGGAAGAGGAAATTGAAGAATTAGCGGATATTACTTTTGAATACTTACTGGAAAAATGTATGATTGATGAAATTGATGAAGAAGATGAATAG
- a CDS encoding DUF2500 domain-containing protein — MFEGGDFLFTFGPIFIGIMFVIVLSIIVISIIKGVSQWNKNNNSPKLNVKAKAIAKRTAVQGGVENRSYSSYFVTFEVESGDRIEFQVKDAEYGMIVEGDNGELAFQGSRFLGFSRIR, encoded by the coding sequence ATGTTTGAAGGCGGAGATTTTTTGTTTACGTTCGGTCCCATTTTTATTGGTATCATGTTTGTAATAGTTCTATCCATAATTGTAATATCAATCATAAAGGGAGTTTCACAATGGAATAAAAATAACAACTCACCAAAATTAAATGTAAAAGCCAAAGCTATAGCTAAAAGAACAGCCGTACAAGGTGGAGTGGAAAATAGGTCATATAGTAGTTATTTTGTAACGTTTGAAGTAGAAAGTGGAGATCGAATAGAATTTCAGGTAAAGGATGCTGAATACGGAATGATTGTTGAAGGTGATAATGGAGAACTTGCATTTCAAGGTTCTAGATTTCTTGGTTTTAGTAGAATCAGATAA
- a CDS encoding YozE family protein: MRKSFYHYMMKHRNYKIPTDIGILADHLFNDHSFPKQSSSYDEISSYLELDGTFLQSMSVFDEAWNLYEEDQ, encoded by the coding sequence ATGAGAAAGTCATTTTACCATTATATGATGAAACATAGAAACTATAAAATTCCTACTGATATTGGAATATTAGCAGATCATCTTTTTAATGATCACTCGTTTCCAAAACAATCTTCAAGCTATGACGAAATTAGCTCATATTTAGAATTGGATGGTACTTTTTTACAATCTATGAGCGTTTTCGACGAAGCATGGAACTTATATGAAGAAGATCAATAG
- a CDS encoding D-2-hydroxyacid dehydrogenase — protein sequence MNSQKILVTSRIQHKLKEIIDSYNLTKEFRFLPEGEVTKEDYEWADTYVGFRPTPNFEFGNIKWVHSLAAGVDSFMKINWKNDVLLTRTIDVFGPKMSQYCLSYILQDSQLHEQFSSLQSENKWEFHIPKSLEDQKVVIYGTGEIGGYIAKVLSNLGIKVFGVSMSGNEKPYFEKIVPFGEASTILDNADWIISVLPSTNETKNILNMDTFKNLNNAGFINVGRGATVCEDSLKEALKSGKIRKAILDVFAVEPLPADSELWQMSNVKITPHISAVTLPNDGVKCFVDTLSKLENNEQLRNKVKIDKGY from the coding sequence ATGAACAGTCAAAAAATATTAGTAACTAGCCGAATCCAACATAAGCTTAAAGAAATTATTGATTCATACAATCTAACAAAGGAATTTCGTTTTTTACCGGAAGGTGAAGTAACGAAAGAGGATTATGAGTGGGCTGATACATATGTTGGATTTCGTCCGACGCCAAATTTTGAGTTTGGAAACATCAAATGGGTACATTCATTAGCTGCAGGTGTTGATAGTTTTATGAAAATAAACTGGAAAAATGATGTGCTCTTAACAAGAACAATTGACGTTTTTGGTCCAAAGATGAGCCAATATTGTTTAAGTTACATACTCCAGGATTCACAATTGCACGAACAATTTTCAAGTTTACAGTCTGAAAATAAGTGGGAATTTCACATACCGAAATCATTAGAAGATCAAAAAGTAGTCATTTATGGTACAGGTGAAATCGGTGGATATATCGCAAAAGTTTTATCAAACTTAGGCATAAAGGTGTTTGGTGTCTCGATGAGTGGAAACGAAAAGCCGTATTTCGAAAAAATAGTACCATTCGGTGAAGCATCCACAATTTTAGACAATGCGGATTGGATTATCAGTGTTCTTCCATCAACAAATGAAACGAAAAATATACTAAATATGGATACGTTTAAAAATTTGAATAATGCAGGTTTTATAAATGTGGGTAGAGGAGCAACTGTATGTGAAGATTCTTTAAAAGAAGCTTTGAAAAGTGGAAAAATAAGAAAAGCTATTTTAGACGTTTTTGCGGTTGAGCCACTTCCAGCGGATTCAGAATTATGGCAAATGTCTAATGTTAAAATAACACCGCATATTTCAGCGGTTACTTTACCAAATGATGGAGTTAAGTGTTTTGTGGACACACTTTCAAAATTAGAAAATAATGAACAACTAAGAAATAAAGTTAAAATTGACAAAGGTTATTAA